A single region of the Brachypodium distachyon strain Bd21 chromosome 3, Brachypodium_distachyon_v3.0, whole genome shotgun sequence genome encodes:
- the LOC100843361 gene encoding cytokinin dehydrogenase 7 gives MAAKTPLVAFLIGMTSFLFVVAGQISPLPSGGQLPGDLFALNIASKIRTDRNATTMASSDFGRIMEAAPEAVLHPATPADIAALIRFSTSSPAPFPVAPRGQGHSARGQSLAPGGVVVDMRALGHGHRRINVSVGAGYVDAGGEQLWIDILHATLQHGLAPRAWTDYLRLTVGGTLSNAGIGGQAFRHGPQITNVQELDVVTGTGQLVTCSRDKSPDLFFAVLGGLGQFGVITRARIVLEPAAKRARWVRLAYTDVTTFTRDQELLISKKASEAGFDYVEGQVQLNRTLLEGPESTPFFSSADISRLAGLVSRSGSGAIYFIEAAMYYDEATTSVDKKLEAVLEQLSFMPGFVFMKDVTYVQFLDRVRMEEEVLQSVGVWDVPHPWLNLFVPRSRIIDFDTGVLKGILGGTNPVGVILMYPMNTNKWDGRMTAVVPQTDEEVFYTVGLLRSAVAVGDVERLERENEAVLAFCTKEAIQCKQYLPHYTKQDGWRRHFGAKWDRTVELKAKYDPHKIMAPGQTIFRSPTMSAAQ, from the coding sequence ATGGCCGCAAAAACTCCTTTGGTCGCATTTCTTATCGGCATGACCAGCTTTCTCTTCGTCGTCGCCGGTCAAATCAGTCCATTGCCATCTGGTGGCCAGCTCCCCGGCGACCTCTTCGCCCTCAACATCGCTTCAAAGATTCGCACGGATCGCAACGCGACGACGATGGCATCATCGGATTTTGGCCGCATCATGGAGGCCGCTCCAGAAGCTGTCCTCCACCCAGCAACGCCCGCCGACATTGCCGCGCTCATCCGGTTCTCTACGTCCTCGCCGGCACCGTTCCCCGTGGCGCCGCGCGGGCAGGGCCACTCCGCCCGTGGGCAGTCACTCGCTCCAGGGGGCGTCGTTGTCGACATGCGTGCGCTGGGGCACGGTCACCGCCGCATCAATGTGTCCGTGGGCGCGGGCTAcgtcgacgccggcggcgagcagctGTGGATCGACATTCTCCATGCCACACTACAGCACGGTCTTGCGCCCCGCGCGTGGACGGACTATCTCCGACTCACCGTCGGCGGCACGCTCTCCAATGCCGGCATCGGCGGGCAGGCGTTCCGGCATGGTCCGCAGATCACCAACGTGCAGGAGCTGGACGTGGTCACCGGGACGGGTCAGCTGGTGACATGCTCCCGTGATAAGAGCCCGGACCTGTTCTTCGCGGTGTTGGGCGGGCTGGGCCAGTTCGGGGTCATAACTCGGGCTCGGATCGTGCTTGAGCCCGCCGCAAAGCGGGCGCGATGGGTCCGCCTCGCCTACACGGATGTGACTACGTTCACCAGGGACCAAGAGCTGCTCATTTCCAAGAAGgcgagcgaagccgggttcgaCTACGTGGAAGGCCAGGTCCAGCTCAACCGAACGCTGCTCGAGGGTCCAGAGTCCACACCATTCTTTTCCAGTGCTGATATCAGCAGGCTCGCCGGGCTCGTCTCCAGGTCTGGGTCCGGAGCCATATATTTCATCGAAGCTGCCATGTACTACGACGAAGCAACCACCTCAGTGGACAAAAAATTGGAGGCGGTGCTAGAGCAGCTAAGCTTCATGCCAGGATTCGTGTTCATGAAGGACGTAACTTATGTGCAGTTCCTCGACCGTGTTcgcatggaggaggaggtgctccAATCGGTCGGGGTGTGGGATGTGCCGCACCCGTGGCTGAACCTCTTCGTGCCGCGGTCACGCATCATTGACTTCGATACCGGCGTGCTTAAGGGCATCCTTGGGGGTACCAATCCTGTCGGGGTCATCCTTATGTACCCCATGAACACCAACAAGTGGGACGGCCGGATGACGGCAGTGGTGCCCCAAACTGACGAGGAAGTGTTCTACACCGTGGGGCTTCTCCGGTCTGCTGTGGCTGTGGGAGATGTGGAGCGTCTCGAGAGGGAGAATGAGGCGGTTCTGGCATTCTGTACCAAGGAAGCCATCCAGTGCAAGCAGTACCTGCCACATTACACAAAGCAGGATGGGTGGCGACGACATTTCGGGGCTAAGTGGGACAGAACTGTCGAACTTAAGGCCAAATACGACCCCCACAAGATAATGGCACCGGGACAGACAATTTTTCGGTCACCGACTATGTCAGCGGCCCAATGA